aagtacaaaagtaataatagtaataattatactggtattaatttgtttatttagtctATTCTTTAAATGAATACCACATAATTACCTAAAGTATTAGGAGCACTACAACAACAATACTTATATATAATacttatatataataataacatattttatatattatatataacaaTTACCTGAGATGACATTTACCTCTAAAGAACAGAGTAAGAACGGCTGGTTTAActaacaatatattttaatacaggCAGTAGGATGTGCTGTATTAGACTTTGAACATGTATTATGTCAGTGCCAAATTGCATATATACAGTAGCAGGGTATACTTAGAATAGGACTCTGAGAGTACTTAAAAAGCATGAAAAGCAGTAGGGCAGAGAATCTAAAAATTGCACAACAGGagtttaaaaaggaaatgtacacaatgtttttttagttGCTGTTGTGTGCAGTAAAGGAAAGCTGTCTTTTGtacatttggaaaataatttatttatcatttatcaatGCACTGTGTTATGGTGGTCAGTGGAACATCACAAGGTCTGTTATAAACTGAAGGAATATCATTATTTAAGGACAGATTATACATTTGTAAACAGTAATAATGTCTAGATGATCCAACAACTTTTATAATGCCACTGGAGGTGTTTAgaataatttaatcatttttaaatccatgTATTACCATGAAGCAAACATCTGACAGTAAACTTTCAAAATCAATCCCTTGAAACCAGACTACACGAAGTGTAATAACAAGTAAGTTTATGAGGTCGTAATTTTATGATTCTAAAATGCCTGCAATGTTCTGAGGATCCAGTTGCACttcagctgttattttattttgctgtatcAAAACAACAGTCCTGGCTGTCTACCTCCagcctttcctctttctctcttctcagtCTGAATATCTGTCTTACTTTTAGACACCCTTTCCCCACTTCTGCCAAGATTGagatttttatatttacatttttagtgaAGGGGATTATCTCAAAGAgacacaaaatataataaaatatgataaGAAATAAAACGGAACCCTGTCTCTTACAATACCTTTATGCTGAATTTTCTGCTTTGTCAAGTTTGAAGAGTATTGTTATAAATTTGATTTGCCTGACTGGGTAGAACAGGGTAGAAAAGACAGGGACATTTTTAATTATCAGACCTGGCTGGACTGAAATCGTGCTCAAATGAGTGGGCACACCGTTGTGTAACAACAACATATTCATTCAGAGTCATATTTTCAAtcactgaaatcattttagtGGGTAGGATTTTGCTAGTAGCTGCAGCGGCTCACACTCTTGTACTACTTGATAACCTGCTAATCAAGCTAGCCACTGACTGAGTAGATCTCATTCTAACAATTGATGCATTCCAACCCATGCAGAGTAGCTTGAGTTTTGGCTGTGGTGACAGCAGCTATCTGGAGATAATGAAGTGCCCAGCATGTGTAAGGGCAAGTTGAAGGCATAAAACCTGTCACGGCTGCATCGCGGCAAACTGTCACTCATACACATTCTAGATGCCACTCAGCTAGCTTTGGGAAAAGGAAGAGTAGCCGTCACTCTTACCTAtcaaaataacactgatgacAGAAGTGTTATGGAAAATGGCTGGCTATTTAAAGTTTGGGAAGTGTCCAATCATAactgttatttcagtgtttggCTTTTGCACAAACATGGTCTTTCCAAAATAACCTTGTTGTTGCATTTGAGTAAAATGCCTAAAGTTGaagttattattgttattttatttctaagtttatttcaaatgtttattattaatgtgtatttttatttttgtgtatttcgttttgaattaatgtattttaaacatggTTCTCGTTCtacttcttttttattcttatttatttacgAAAAGAAagattgtttgttttattatgaatAGTTTTGTCAAGTtcaatatttttgcatttattcattttgttctcaataattaattttcattttggaaaaaccCATATATATCTtcaccgcccccccctcccccccaaaaatcCCTACCATAggaatttattaatttataattaatattattattaaagcatAGATGTTAATAACCATTCAACTCCCATTCAGCATTGCCATGATTCCATTCATATGACAGGTTGcttttaacagttttaaatCATAGTTCTCTTTTAAGGagtaacataaaaacacaaaaccttgggtctcataaaaatgaaaaataaaagtctAGTTAGAGGTTCAAACCTGCAGTCTTGCTCCTGTCACAAGGAAGACCGCTAAGGCATGCACTGGGAAAAGGCATGCATTGGGTGTGCGTTACAGTAAATGCCACCTCTTTAGCACTATTTAAAAAGGAGGTACCCTTATAGCAATGATTGTATCAAATATGAAAAGAAGCACAATATTATAAAAAATTGTTCTCTCTGATATTAAAGCTGCAAATCAAGATGAAAATGGTCATGAGGCAATCTGTTACATGTGATCAGACATTCAAGTGTATCAGGAGTATAAATCTACATATCAGCATTACTCTGCAATACATCATCTGTGTTATCTGTgattaatgtgatgtaattttattacttttgttttgtggtgtgtgATGCATGAGAATTTTGAAAGCAAAGTTtaccagctgctgcaggtggagctgctgttcaaattttacttgaaaatgtaatgttcatTTAAGTTAATTTGCTTccaaagaacagaaatgtttaGAAGTTTGGAACACTTTAATTGGTCTCAAAGGCTTGTAACAATATTAAAGCTGCATTAAGGGATTTCATGGGCACTTAATGATACCGGGTGGATTACTTAATGTTTCCGCTATAAAGCAGTGAACAATTTGCCTTAATTTGGCTTTTGGCTTTAATGTGTTTACTCAAAGATTGTTTTAGGTATGCCAAATTCAGTATTTGAGTCTTTGTTGTAGATGTATTTGaattgtattttcaaatataatgcTCAACATTATGGTAATTGAACATATGgtaatttcattaattaaaaataaattccaatTCCAAAATTGAAGCAAGTTAGTTTCAAAGTTTCataatattgttattttcataACATTCACACAGTAGGCAACTAATTAAAATCATTACTCACTCTCAGACTCTTCATTCTCTTTGAAAACCAGATGCTTACATTTTCCTTccaacacattacatttgtgtcaaatacatttacacaaagtgtttgaaaatactTGTGCAACTTAACCAGTGAAAAGTTTAAAGTTGCACCCAGAGACCTGTAAGATTCACTCTGCATATATAATCTGAGAGCTGTAAGACTCATTCTGCATATAGAATCAGAGACCTGTAAGATTCTCTCTGCATATAGAATCTGAGACCTCTTAGATTCATTTTGGGTATGCTGTGTTAGAGACCTGTGAGATTAATGCGTTGTGCACGGCTCCCGTTCAGGTCTGAAGACTGAGCAGGGAATGGCTGACGGGGGCCTGATCGACGAGCTGATCGAACTCACAGCTCAGAGCCTGAGCAACCTGGAGATCCAGGAGCACTTTAACGTCATCAAGGAGATCGGCCGCGGGAAATACGGCAAGGTGCTGCTGGTCACCCATCGCTGCAGGGGTACGTTTAGGGACAAAAGCCCTTATTCTGCAGGTTTTACCATCTGTAGGGGTGCTGTATCTTACAAACCACGTTCAGACAAGTGGGTTCTGTATCCAGTTTTATCCACAGTTAATTTCTGActtaaataaaaagtcagaaataaaaagcagatatacagaaatacagatatATTGATGATATATCTAGTGAAATGTAGATATAGTAAtgatatatatctatatataatatagatatATTATTGGCCAACTGTGCAGTTCTAGATATTGATATGCTTACCTCATCTAAACTAAATCAAATAGGGTAATTTGCCATAATCAATTATCTATTTCATTTCCTTAAAGAGAAGTAATTCATTGAAaccaaaaaagaataaagtaaaaaaaataaataaatactacatacaataaaattacattacttcatgtcattgtcatttaggTATTAGCTATTTATGCAATTATTTTagaatacatacatacttacacaGCATTTATAATGTACTCTccaaaatatacataaaatggCAATAACAAATATGCAGTAACATATgccaaaatatttacagtaaatttatataatacatatatatttaattaaaaaaaagccttcttaagaagaacaaataaacattttttttcatgtgtttaaatTGAAATGGTGAAGCTGTTTCCTAGTTCTGTCCATGACTCCTGCTGTGGGTTGCTCCACAGGTACCCCCATGGCCCTGAAGGTGATGCCCAAAGCCTCCACCAAGCTGCAGGGCTTCCTCAGGGAGTACTGcatctccctccacctctcctgcCACCCCTGCATCGTGGGGCTCTTCGGCATAGCCTTCCAGTCCAAGGAGCACTACGGCTTCGCCCAGGAGCTGGTGATCGGGAAGGACCTGTTCGCCGTCATCCAGCCGCGGGTGAGAGAAAACAACTGCCCCCGCGGAGCCTTCGCATACTTCACATTCCCAAAGATTAGGACGTATGGCAATGATGTATTGGATCTTAAAGCCAACCGCGCATTAAGCAAGAGCCGAACCGAAACTGTTTACACTCTGTGCAACTGCTTTGCTGGCATTTCTCAGCAGTGAAAGGTTCTCATCAGTCATCTCAGGAGCCagggagtgagtgtgagaggcGACAGGTTCATCTGGCCGTTTTCTTACAGCTGCAGCCAAAAAAAGGAACTCAATACTCCCCCTAGTGGGTGGTTAGGCTAAACAAGCTCTGAAAATGCATTCTAACAACTCAAGCAAAGcacaattatattaattatagaTTGTATCGGTTTCATTTGTGGGTTTACTCACATGTTTACTCAAATGTCcaacataaatgtttttgttatacaggcaaaaacacacagagcgTACAGGGTGTCTAGGCTAAGCAGTCAGATCTGTTGATGTGTCCCTCACTCTAATATTCATATCTAAAATGTAAGTCCAGTTGGCTCATAATCCTATGAATCTCAACTGAGTGTATCTAAAACCGAGCTACTTTGGATTTTCCATATTTCTGAACATTAGAGACTTTCAGACTGTCATCTGAACATtagaagtcttttttttttaattcaaaaaagCTGTTGAAATGTAACGAGTCTAATCACAGTGACATTTGGTGGTGCTTTGAGACGCAGCGCACTTTCAGTAACAGCTGTGATTGTAAGATGAATGAAAACTCCCAGAGggagctctctctttctcccgtACAGCTTTGGGCTGCTGTAGGTCAGCCACTGAGGTGTCGTGTTTCTGACATGTATCAGAGTGAGGCGGAGAGCGAGCGTTGCGCttacattgtgacatcacacattCCTTTTAGGCCTACAGCCCACTTCTCCACTTCAGTGTCAATTTAACACTTTAAATAACAATACAGCGTGAGCCTCGTGATTGAGACATAGCAGTACCTTTACCTCATCTGTCAAAAGACATCTGTCTTACATGTCATCATTTTCACCTTGATTGCAACCATTTCAGTTGTAAAGTGGAATCATTGTGGCTTGTGTTTGTATTCGTATCGATTACACATGAACCTCTTTCTCTTTGGCACTGAGGAAAAGGCCTGTATCTGAAAAACTCCAGTATACTTCCAATGCCATATTACACTTTGGTCCTGTACGTCAAAATCCAGTCAGCATATAAGTTCATGGTCTGTGTCatcactgcattacattacattactgtcatttagcaggtgctcttatgcaaagcgacttacacaattttatattttatcgCACTTCTacagttaaatatttacttaggcaattctgggaaaaaagtagcttgcccaagggtacagtagcaatgccccaacagggaatcaaaccagcaatctttcggttacatGCCATGCTCCCAACACTTACGCACACGCACTGCTACCTTACACGATTACATGCCCATTCACTCATAATGCTCATCTCTGCCCATAGGTGGGCATCCCTGAGGGTGCGGTGAAGCGCTGCGCCCTGCAGATCGCCAGCGCCCTGGAGTTCATCCACAGCCACGGCCTGGTGCACCGTGACATCAAGCCGGAGAACATCCTGCTGCTGGACCGCCACTGCCGCCGGGTGAAGCTGGCCGACTTCGGCCTGGCGCAGAAGCGGGGCACGCTGATCCGCCTCATCTCGGGCACGCTGCCGTACATGGCCCCGGAGCTGTGCGCCGTGGCGGCCGAGGCCGGCGAGGAGGCCCCCCGGGCCCCGCCCCTCAGCGTGGAGCCCAGCCTGGACACCTGGGCCTTCGGTGTGCTCCTCTTCTGCATCCTCACCGGCTTCTTCCCCTGGGAGCGCTGCACCGCCTCCGACGACTTCTACCAGGAGTTCGCCGACTGGTGCGGGGACCCCGCGACGGCCGACGTCCCATCCCAGTGGCGCAGGTTCACCCCGGCCTGCATGGAGATGTTCAGCCGGCTCCTGGCGCTGGACGCGGGGGCGAGGTGCAGCGTGGGCGAGGTGGGGACCTACCTGGATCGGGACTGGGTGAGGACAGTGGGCACCGGCGGACAGGCGGGGGAGAACGGCAAGGTCAAcgccacacacaccctcagcgTGACCCGGAGCAGTCCTGTGCACCAAATGGTGGAGTGAAGCTCTCCCGGGAAGCCCGTCTGTTCGTCTAGCACAGCAATATTCTCCCTGGGTGCTCATTTCGGTCTTATTTCAAACTAAGGGTGAGGAGCTATTCTCAGAATGTCTCCAAAAGCTTAGAGGAGAGGGGTGTTTTTAACTAGCAGAGACTAGAGAATAGCGGTCATTTAACCCGAAGAGGTAATCACGTGACCTGGACACATTGTCCACCCGAGCAGAACCCTCAACCTCACACAACACATGGAGGTTAGCTCTAGCGACCATAGAGTAGCAAAATGCCATACATTGAGATGTGTGGGCAGCTGTCACAGTAAAAAAGTTCACATACCTTATGCCAGTATAAAGCTGATAACTACCTTAGAAGCCTGTTTATGTTTTACGAACGTATTGAAATGTCAGAAGTCCACGCTATGACATGTCTCTAAGCTAGAGACAATAGAGATAATAGTGACTGTTTAAATAGCCATGGCAAAGGAACAGCATGCCCTCTGAAGTGCCGTCATTGCTGTATTGGTATTAATAGCACACAGGTAGTAACGGTATGGTAAAACATAACCAGTGTAGCTCATTAGAGACTTTGTGAAGAGCAAGTGTTGAATGGATTAGACAACTTGTATAAATCCATCTGGAAATTAGGGTGTCTTGATGAAGACAGATGTTAACAATTACGcttgcagtgtgtgggtgtacacGCTCCTGCATATTATCTCAAACctgatgttttttgtgtgtgtgtgtgacttttcTCACAaatatgtgtacagtatgaTGCTCTCACCAATTACCAATGTATACATGATGCATTCTTGTGTATGTGCATGGTTTGGCTTTGAATTACAGTAAACACCAATTTGCTCACAGCATTCTTGATGATTAAAGGTAAGATGTGCAAGTTATGTGCATAGACAATAAATTAGAGACtttcaaagtgaaataaatacccagagacacaatacaaaatcaGCAATGCAAATTCTCTGCAATATTCTCCATTCAGTGAAATGGGGAATCCCAGCACCAACCTAAAGGAGATGATTTGAGCAGCTCCCCTGCTCCAATGGTTAATGCAATGCTGGATTTAACATTACTCATTGTAAATAACTATTCTTGTTCACTTGAAAGTCTGACTGCTGAAACACAGATTTTTGCAAGGTAGCTACTCACTGCAGAGGCgaacagtatgtgtgtgtgtgtgtgtatgtgtgtgtgtgtgtgtctgtaaaaaaacgaaataaataattgtgtcaTCACAGTCGCGTCTGAGCTGTTCCTTCATGTGCTCTAGAGAGGGAGTCAGgttaccccccaccccctttgaAGCTGCTTTCACAACATGAGTGATTCATggcctcccccccacccccctcctcctgccctcccacccactcacacacaccctttaCCCCTTTACTTCAAATAATCTTCTGGcatctgctgcagctggccCCGCACTGACGGGCGCATTGGGTTTGTTTGTTCAGGAACAGATCACCCGCGGCTGTTTCTGGCTTGTGTGCGGTAGCACCGcagggggttttgggggggggatttggCCAGGGCCTGAACTTACATGGCCTCATGCGCTCACCGGGTATTTAGACTGTCACATGGACCCGGCTCAACTTTCAACCCAGTCAGAACCCCGATCGCCTGCTGTTACATCTCAGCTTGAGCTCCGGTCTTCCTACCTGCTTCAACCCGACGCAAAACCTCCATCGATGGGCATCGCATTGCACGCAGGGGATTGGCCTTTCATACTTCTCACAATGCACCTCTGCTAATCTCTCACACAGCCCCATACATCAGGCAGTAATTTACAACAGCTCCGGCAGGATTACTAACATTGTGTCATTCAGCTTTTTGCAGATATAGGGTTTCCTGCAGGAGGGTAAAAACGGCCCCGTTTCCATCTCTGTGATAAGATCGGGCCTTATTTAATTTGTGTGGCTGGGTGAGGGCTGACAAAGGCAGCGGGATCAGAGCTGCCGCTGGCGTTTGCTGGACGCCGTGTGTAAGAATGCCCAGTGATCCGGCCTGATCCTGCCAGCAGCCTCGACTCTCCAAGCGTGCCATGGCAGCGATtccaaaatttaaatgaattcttTGAATCTCTTCACTTGAACATGTTGAACTAGACAAAAACTTAgaccacacacagatacacacgcacacgcacacacacacacacacacacacacaattacaagAATACAAGTGTACAAATTATATATGCAgatattcaaaacaataaatacgATAAATAATATGTGCTTGTTGCCAATACTTTTCTACTTTGTCTATGTGGGACTGTACAAACTGTAGGCAAATACAAACAGATTTATATATGAATACCATTGTAGTACAAGACTTTTTTCCTGGGCGTTGTTGTAACTAAAGTCTAATGGGAGTCATGCAGTCTAGATATGTATTGCAGTGTGCTGTTTAAAGGTCTCTTCATTAGCTATGGAAACCACTCCTCAAGGCCAAATCTTCACAAAGTTCATGATTGCTGTCTACTCAGAGAATCAAGTCTGCTCTGGATTTCTCCATATATGTTTTAAACAATCTTTTTCTAGGCATCCTTTATGCATGCCTCAAGGTCCCTTTTGTATTATGACTATGTGTCCATTATTTTAGGGATGGGCTAAAGTGATTTTGTAAAGTTTTTCCTACTTTAAGAACATACGCAAGTTTTACACATATCCAATTTACAATCAGTATTATTATGATTCAGTATTATTCCACATACATCACTAACATGTCATATATGCTCCTAGATGGACAATTTGACACATACGGTTCAACCGCCTAAGCAACACTTCAGCGAATTCTTCGACCATTACACAACGCATATCGGCTTACCACACACCACTGACCAAATGGATCAATGATTGCATTAAGGAAAGCTTACACTCTCTGGCTCCGTCTCTGCTTTAGAGCCATCACCTGTTGTACCCTTCCAGCCTGATCACCCTCCTAATGAAGACGCTGCTTAACGTGCTGCAGAATCTCAGCCCTCCTTAGTTTTGGTGACAGTAAACGGAGATGGAAAACAGAACGGGGCCAGAACAGGGCCTTCCTCTCCTCCGTCACGACCGAGCCCTTCAGGGCAGAAACGGCAGGAACTCGCGCGCGAACCGTGAACGAGTCGCGTGTCATCCTGTCGTCCTTCAGCTGAGGCGTGACAGGACACTTTGTGCTCGCCACTGGCAGTAATGGATGTGTTTTGTCAACCTTTAGCGCACTCATCACTTAAAACCACTTAAAGTTGTAGCATCTGTCAATAATGTGCCATCTGACCGGGCTTATTGGAAATTCTCTGCGGGGCATTCTCTGTAGGGGGCTCTGATTTTGGGACAGGAATCGATATTGGCCTAGATTCATCTCAACCAAAATGCACATTACCTCTCACTTTTAGAAAGATAATTTATACATGTGCTACACTTTTTTAATGTCTTCCACAATGTTTTCAGGCTCAGAGAAGGGCAAGTCTAAGAAGTGAACACATCTGTTTAGATTAGTCAATGGAAGTTTGTCCGCTTTTTACATGAAACATGTGTTCCGAAAGCCTTCATGAAGCACACATAAATACTCTCTTTATGAATCACTCTGTAACAAATGCATTGTCATGATCAGACTTCTTGTCTGGCTCTCTCACTTTGGCCATCATATCATCCCCAgtttaatcaattaaaatgtcagatgGTGCATGATGAACTTTCTGACATCAATGGCTCCAAGCTTCAACCAAGTGGGTGCTACATATTTAGTAGTGGCTAAGCTGAGTAACTTCCAaagtaaagtgctttgagatcattatataaatacaatctTTTTTGATGTTGATTTTGGAAATATATTCTTGCCCTCCTGACAGAAACATATGAATATAGGCTCCATTCATAGGCACCTTCCTGTCTTCTGTTGAGGCCTGTTGACAGTTGGCTTTCCATGCTTTTTAGGGGTCAGTTTAGCTGTGTTTTTGGGGAAAACCCCACATGGTGCAGCTTCACactcagtaaaaaaataattgacaAACCAACCAGCTTTTCCACAAGTGATGACATCatctttttaatttcctttacaGAGCCATTTGTTTCAAAGCAGCACACATATCAGAAAAAGCTCACTAAAactcattacattttgtaataaacTGTTTCAGCTCCCTGTtaagaatacaaaataaaacttaatgCAATGAAGTTTTTTGcggttgagaaaaaaaaaacaacaatacaagACAATAACATGATTACTaggtcttctttcttttctttcaggcAGGAATAACTCCAAGCCCAAAGAGACAACCACTACAATATACAGGGATGGTAACAGACAACTCTGcaagtaaaacacacaaaagaaaaacaaaacgtcaaatgaaaaatgtgaatgacCTTGGAATGAGATAAGGAATAACACAGGACTGAACAGGAAGCCTCTTGTCCTGCCATTTGTCAGCACTCCGGTGTGGAAATGAAAGGACGCATAGATTGAATTGTCATTTGTTGCCCCCCCCTTTGCAATTACATCACCCTCCGGGGGTCCCAGTGTGAGTTCAGACAAACAGATGCCATCACACAGCAGTTCCGACAGGAGGCCAGAGGAACGATGGGACTCACTTGTCCGAAAACATCCACCCTGGGACCCCCAACCTATTAATACGGCCGAACTGCAATGGAAAATCACCACAGCTGAGACCCTCTCACAGCCAAGAGCTCCGCATTACACCACTCAAAAGATTTGTGGTGATGTTAGAGAATACCATGATTTTGCTTTGGTagaagccccccaccccacatactccccacccccttcagGTTGAACCAAAGCCAAGTCTATGGAAACAACAGCAAATCTGCAAAATGGAATGACAAGGCAGTGAGGACACTGGTCTGAGTGTCAGATACATGATGTTATAACAGGTGTCTCTTGAGTGTTCATTGTGGCTCACAATGCGTCAGTCAGTTCTTGCTTTTTGGTAGCTGTTACTTAATGCCATTTGTGTCATTGAGGAGATGGTAAGATTCTATCATAAGGAGATGCACATAAACTCATTGTGTTGATTTCCTGGCAAGAAAAGGAAAGATCTGCGAGTCAGATcagctaacaaacactgacgaGTGGTCAAAACTGCATACTcccatctagctagctatccagGTTTCCATCACAATACAAATTATACAGTTACTTATGGCAAAAAAGAGTGCTGATAGATTGTTATGCCAGCTGTCTTAGTAAACTTGCATGTCACTTACACTGAGCCAAGATTGAGAGCGTAACTTTCATATAATGTGAATGAAGTATCGTCTTGGTAACTATTTGTAGACAGCTCAGGTTGGACATCAGGATGCGCTCTTCAGAGGTCTAAAATGTTCatcatgtgatgtcatgtgcATCATACAGAATATGATGCTTTCTTTTTACAGATTCCTTTACGCCAGGAAATTATGCCAGTTCACCAGGAATATTTaagtattttactgtatttttcactATGAAAAGATAGTTTTGTATATTAAAGGGTTTGTCAGTGTGTCACATCATTAGCATCACAGAGCACATCAGCTTTTAGCTGACCACTGTAGCCAGCTATTCAACTAGAATATCAACAGATATTCCACTAGGTAAATctaaaattagctagcaagatgATCAATAACTAGATGATAGCATTTTCGCACTCAGCCTTGtttcaataaaattaatttaaacattggTAGATTAGTAGAtcaaatgaaattcaaacaTTCAGTGGCAGCTTTTACAAATTATAGAGTTAATTGTTTATGTCTAGCTAGC
This portion of the Megalops cyprinoides isolate fMegCyp1 chromosome 7, fMegCyp1.pri, whole genome shotgun sequence genome encodes:
- the si:dkey-8e10.3 gene encoding serine/threonine-protein kinase SBK1, with protein sequence MADGGLIDELIELTAQSLSNLEIQEHFNVIKEIGRGKYGKVLLVTHRCRGTPMALKVMPKASTKLQGFLREYCISLHLSCHPCIVGLFGIAFQSKEHYGFAQELVIGKDLFAVIQPRVGIPEGAVKRCALQIASALEFIHSHGLVHRDIKPENILLLDRHCRRVKLADFGLAQKRGTLIRLISGTLPYMAPELCAVAAEAGEEAPRAPPLSVEPSLDTWAFGVLLFCILTGFFPWERCTASDDFYQEFADWCGDPATADVPSQWRRFTPACMEMFSRLLALDAGARCSVGEVGTYLDRDWVRTVGTGGQAGENGKVNATHTLSVTRSSPVHQMVE